The following are from one region of the Jeongeupia sp. USM3 genome:
- the efp gene encoding elongation factor P — protein MKTAQEVRPGNVIMVDGQPLVVQKAEYNKSGRNSAVVKMKMKNLLSDAPSEAVYKADDKFDVVVLDKKECTYSYFADPMYVFMDTEYNQYEVEAENVGEAVNFIVDGMDDVCEVTFYEGKAISVELPTTIVREIEYTEPAVRGDTSGKVMKPGKLKGSGYELPVAAFIEIGDRIEIDTRTYEFKKRAA, from the coding sequence ATGAAAACCGCACAAGAAGTCCGCCCGGGTAATGTGATCATGGTCGACGGCCAGCCGCTCGTCGTCCAGAAAGCCGAATACAACAAGTCCGGCCGCAACTCCGCGGTCGTGAAGATGAAGATGAAGAACCTGCTGTCCGACGCCCCGTCGGAAGCGGTCTACAAGGCCGACGACAAGTTCGACGTCGTCGTGCTCGACAAGAAGGAATGTACCTATTCCTACTTCGCCGACCCGATGTACGTGTTCATGGACACCGAGTACAACCAGTACGAAGTCGAAGCGGAAAACGTCGGCGAAGCCGTCAACTTCATCGTCGACGGCATGGATGACGTCTGCGAAGTGACGTTCTACGAAGGCAAGGCCATCTCGGTCGAACTGCCGACGACCATCGTCCGCGAAATCGAATACACCGAGCCGGCCGTCCGTGGCGACACGTCGGGCAAGGTGATGAAGCCGGGCAAGCTCAAGGGCTCGGGTTACGAGCTGCCGGTGGCGGCCTTCATCGAAATCGGTGACCGCATCGAAATCGACACCCGCACCTACGAGTTCAAGAAGCGCGCTGCCTAA
- the earP gene encoding elongation factor P maturation arginine rhamnosyltransferase EarP, giving the protein MTPRRWDVFCRVVDNFGDIGVCWRLARQLHDEFGLHVVLWIDDPASLARLCPDASAHARTQWLDGVTVERWDADTVVDELGEVVVEAFACAVPASAVSLMRTLAVPPVWLNLEYLSAEDWVSGCHRLASPQGHGLQKYFFFPGFTAQTGGLIAERETLAARAGWGAHARAHLLDTLRVKPREGALLVSLFAYENDALAGLLDAWAGGRSPVHCLVPEGRILPQLNDWLGTPLAVGDTVVRGALTISVLPFVRQTDYDRLLWSCDLNFVRGEDSFVRGQWARAPLVWHIYRQADDAHLIKLDAWLALWLAGLPQPVQAAATDFIRAWNLGQDAAAAWPGFAAVLPQLRAHAGPWAEHLLGNGNLAGNLVNFTRSKLK; this is encoded by the coding sequence GTGACGCCGCGCCGCTGGGACGTGTTCTGCAGGGTCGTCGACAACTTTGGCGACATCGGCGTCTGCTGGCGGCTGGCGCGGCAGTTGCACGACGAGTTCGGCCTGCACGTCGTGCTGTGGATCGACGATCCGGCCAGCCTGGCCAGGCTGTGCCCCGATGCGTCGGCGCATGCGCGCACCCAGTGGCTGGACGGCGTGACGGTCGAGCGCTGGGATGCCGATACCGTCGTCGACGAACTCGGCGAGGTCGTCGTCGAGGCTTTTGCCTGTGCCGTGCCGGCGTCGGCGGTATCGCTGATGCGCACGCTGGCGGTGCCGCCGGTGTGGCTGAATCTCGAATACCTGTCGGCCGAGGACTGGGTGAGCGGCTGCCACCGGCTCGCCAGCCCGCAGGGCCACGGGCTGCAGAAGTATTTCTTTTTCCCCGGTTTTACCGCACAGACCGGCGGGCTGATCGCCGAACGCGAAACGCTCGCCGCCCGCGCCGGCTGGGGCGCGCATGCACGTGCGCACCTGCTGGATACGCTCAGGGTGAAACCGCGGGAAGGCGCCCTGCTGGTCTCGCTGTTTGCCTACGAGAACGACGCGCTTGCCGGCCTGCTCGACGCCTGGGCGGGCGGCAGATCACCGGTGCATTGTCTGGTGCCCGAAGGACGCATCCTGCCGCAACTGAACGACTGGCTGGGCACGCCGCTGGCCGTCGGGGACACCGTCGTCCGCGGTGCACTGACGATCAGCGTGCTGCCCTTCGTGCGCCAGACCGATTACGACCGGCTGCTGTGGAGTTGCGACCTCAACTTCGTCCGCGGCGAGGACAGCTTCGTCCGTGGGCAATGGGCCAGGGCACCGCTGGTGTGGCACATCTACCGTCAGGCTGACGACGCACACCTGATCAAGCTCGACGCGTGGCTGGCGCTGTGGCTGGCCGGCTTGCCGCAGCCGGTGCAGGCCGCCGCGACGGATTTCATCCGCGCCTGGAATCTTGGCCAGGACGCCGCCGCGGCATGGCCGGGCTTTGCCGCTGTGCTGCCGCAACTGCGCGCGCACGCCGGGCCGTGGGCCGAACATCTGCTGGGTAACGGCAATTTGGCCGGCAATCTGGTCAACTTCACGCGGTCCAAGTTAAAATAG